Proteins encoded within one genomic window of Sphingosinicella ginsenosidimutans:
- a CDS encoding TonB-dependent receptor plug domain-containing protein produces the protein MKTLLLAGTALAATIAVPAVAQDTASSTAGQPDEQAIVVTGSRAAPRSALDTVSPVDVLSNQALSQQGTTEIAQALANIAPSIDFPRSAVVDGTDSIRPATLRGLSPDQTLVLVNGVRAHASALVNVNGSVGRGSSAVDLNTVPSVAIGQIEVLRDGASAQYGSDAIAGVINLRLREARSGGGASVSYGEYLSHVQTARDDRHVSDGDTTTLNGWVGLPLGAEGFLTISGEFLDRNPTNRSDIDPRVQPPRVRARFGDPEVDQYTGFVNAGIPLAADGWQLYGWTGYQYRDSTSAAFNRPSNNVNNVPAIYPDGFLPKIDVRSHDLNSAVGLRGDVSDWNVDLNISYGRNRLDFRTQDSLNATYGAQSQTDFYDGALIYDQWVTGLDVTREVPVGSGSLNVAWGAEYRREGYRIIAGEPASYNRGPLGGNTALAGGAQGFIGFQPANELEVHRSNVSGYLDLEYKPVEQFTVGVAGRAEHYSDFGWTANGKLSARYDFSQQFALRGAVSTGFRAPSLQQSYFTSTASVIQDGNVLETGTYPATSAIASALGALPLEPEKSTNLSFGGVFRSGHFSLTVDAYQITIRDQIGLSENIAATFSPQVAALLAPFGVQAARFYINGIKTRTRGLDIVANYRIPTASAGRFDLSLAANLNDVDVLRVPTNTAAGLDPAPLLFARSRILTYEEGTPETKIVGSVDWNLGRAGATLRGTYYDSVLQPGSTEASDLRTGQKFVVDLEARYQVLNGVRLAVGANNLFDVYPDAVPAALNSTGVTAFPFYSPFGFNGRFVYGRLSLEF, from the coding sequence ATGAAGACTCTGCTTCTGGCCGGCACCGCGCTGGCCGCCACGATCGCCGTTCCGGCCGTTGCCCAGGATACCGCTTCGTCCACTGCCGGCCAGCCCGACGAGCAGGCGATCGTCGTCACCGGGTCGCGCGCCGCGCCGCGCAGCGCGCTCGACACGGTGTCGCCGGTCGACGTGCTCAGCAACCAGGCGCTGAGCCAGCAGGGCACGACCGAGATCGCCCAGGCGCTCGCCAATATCGCGCCGTCCATCGATTTCCCGCGCTCGGCGGTGGTCGACGGCACCGATTCGATCCGCCCGGCGACCCTGCGCGGCCTCTCGCCGGACCAGACTTTGGTGCTGGTCAACGGCGTGCGCGCCCATGCCTCGGCGCTGGTCAACGTCAACGGCTCGGTGGGCCGCGGCTCCTCGGCGGTCGATCTCAACACCGTCCCGAGCGTCGCGATCGGCCAGATCGAGGTGCTTCGCGACGGCGCGTCGGCGCAATATGGATCGGACGCGATCGCCGGCGTCATCAACCTGCGCCTGCGCGAGGCGCGGTCGGGCGGCGGCGCCAGCGTCAGCTATGGCGAATATCTGAGCCACGTGCAGACGGCGCGCGACGATCGCCATGTCAGCGACGGCGACACGACGACGCTCAACGGCTGGGTCGGCCTTCCGCTCGGCGCCGAGGGCTTCCTGACGATCAGCGGCGAATTCCTCGATCGCAACCCGACCAATCGCTCCGACATCGATCCGCGCGTCCAGCCGCCGCGCGTCCGGGCGCGCTTCGGCGATCCCGAGGTCGATCAATATACCGGCTTCGTCAATGCCGGCATCCCGCTCGCGGCCGATGGGTGGCAGCTCTATGGCTGGACCGGCTACCAGTATCGCGACAGCACCAGCGCCGCGTTCAACCGGCCGAGCAACAACGTCAACAACGTGCCGGCCATTTATCCCGACGGCTTCCTGCCGAAGATCGACGTGCGGAGCCACGATCTCAACAGTGCGGTCGGCCTGCGCGGCGACGTCTCCGACTGGAACGTCGATCTCAACATCTCCTATGGCCGCAACCGGCTCGATTTCCGCACGCAGGATTCACTGAACGCCACCTATGGCGCGCAGTCGCAGACGGATTTCTATGATGGCGCGCTGATCTACGACCAGTGGGTGACCGGGCTCGACGTCACCCGGGAAGTCCCGGTTGGTTCGGGGTCGCTCAATGTCGCGTGGGGCGCCGAATATCGTCGCGAGGGCTATCGCATCATCGCCGGCGAGCCGGCGTCCTACAATCGCGGCCCGCTCGGCGGAAACACCGCGCTCGCCGGCGGCGCGCAGGGCTTTATCGGATTCCAGCCCGCCAACGAGCTGGAGGTCCACCGCTCCAACGTCAGCGGCTATCTCGATCTCGAATACAAGCCGGTCGAACAGTTCACGGTCGGCGTGGCCGGCCGCGCCGAACATTATTCGGATTTCGGCTGGACCGCGAACGGCAAGCTTTCCGCGCGCTACGATTTCTCGCAGCAATTCGCGCTTCGCGGCGCGGTGTCGACCGGGTTCCGGGCGCCGTCGCTCCAGCAATCCTATTTCACCTCGACGGCGTCGGTCATCCAGGACGGCAACGTGCTGGAAACGGGCACCTATCCGGCGACCAGCGCGATCGCCTCGGCGCTCGGCGCACTTCCGCTCGAGCCTGAAAAGTCGACGAACCTGTCGTTCGGCGGCGTTTTCCGTTCGGGCCATTTCAGCCTGACCGTCGATGCCTATCAGATCACGATCCGCGATCAGATCGGCCTGTCGGAGAACATCGCGGCGACGTTCAGTCCGCAGGTCGCGGCCCTCCTGGCGCCGTTCGGCGTCCAGGCCGCGCGTTTCTACATCAACGGCATCAAGACCCGCACCCGCGGGCTCGATATCGTTGCCAACTACCGGATTCCGACCGCCAGCGCCGGCCGGTTCGATCTCTCGCTCGCGGCCAATCTGAACGACGTCGATGTCCTGCGCGTGCCGACCAACACGGCGGCGGGCCTCGATCCGGCGCCGCTGCTCTTCGCGCGCAGCCGCATCCTCACCTACGAGGAGGGCACGCCCGAAACCAAGATCGTCGGATCGGTCGATTGGAACCTCGGCCGCGCCGGGGCGACGCTGCGCGGCACCTATTATGATTCGGTGCTCCAGCCCGGTTCGACCGAAGCGTCGGACCTGCGGACCGGCCAGAAGTTCGTCGTCGATCTCGAGGCGCGCTATCAGGTGCTCAACGGCGTGCGGCTGGCGGTTGGCGCGAACAACCTGTTCGACGTCTATCCGGACGCGGTGCCGGCGGCGCTCAACTCCACCGGCGTCACGGCCTTCCCGTTCTATTCGCCGTTCGGGTTCAACGGCCGGTTCGTCTACGGCCGGCTCAGCCTCGAATTCTGA
- the rimO gene encoding 30S ribosomal protein S12 methylthiotransferase RimO: protein MELELPAPPKVGMVSLGCPKNLVDSERILTKLRSDGYAMCSDYAGADVVLVNTCGFLDSAKEESLEAIGEAIAENGRVIVTGCMGKEAEVIRERFPNVLAVTGAHQYEEVVGAVHVAAPMPPSAYLNLVPDAGLKLTPRHYSYLKISEGCNHRCAFCIIPSLRGDLVSRRPDAILKEAEKLVAAGTKELLVISQDTSAYGVDIRKEPRMWHGREIVPHMTDLARELGQIAPWVRLHYVYPYPHVDQVIPLMAEGLVLPYLDIPFQHASRSVLKAMKRPANEAKVLERIKGWREICPEIAIRSTFIVGFPGETDADFEYLLEWLDEAQLDRVGAFRFEPVKGAAANSLPGSVPEEVKEERYARFMAKSAAISAARLAAKVGRTLDVIIDAVDEEGGATGRSQADAPEIDGEVFLRDAGHLAEGDIVPVRIEDADEHDLYGVPAQAASA from the coding sequence ATGGAACTCGAACTTCCCGCTCCGCCCAAGGTCGGCATGGTTTCGCTCGGCTGTCCGAAGAACCTTGTCGATTCAGAGCGCATCCTGACCAAGCTCCGCTCGGACGGCTACGCCATGTGCTCGGACTATGCCGGTGCGGACGTCGTGCTGGTCAACACCTGCGGCTTCCTCGATTCCGCAAAGGAAGAAAGCCTCGAGGCGATCGGCGAGGCGATCGCGGAGAATGGACGCGTCATCGTCACCGGCTGCATGGGCAAGGAAGCCGAGGTCATTCGCGAGCGCTTCCCCAACGTCCTCGCGGTCACCGGCGCGCATCAATATGAGGAGGTCGTCGGCGCCGTCCATGTCGCCGCGCCGATGCCGCCCAGCGCCTATCTGAACCTGGTGCCCGACGCGGGGCTGAAGCTGACGCCCCGCCATTACAGCTATCTGAAGATCTCCGAAGGCTGCAATCACCGCTGCGCCTTCTGCATCATCCCGAGCCTGCGCGGCGATCTCGTCAGCCGGCGCCCCGACGCGATCCTCAAGGAGGCGGAGAAGCTGGTCGCGGCGGGGACCAAGGAGCTGCTGGTCATCAGCCAGGACACCTCGGCTTATGGCGTGGACATCCGCAAGGAACCGCGGATGTGGCACGGCCGCGAGATCGTGCCGCACATGACCGATCTCGCCCGCGAGCTGGGGCAGATCGCTCCCTGGGTGCGGCTCCACTATGTCTATCCCTATCCGCATGTCGATCAGGTCATCCCGCTGATGGCCGAAGGGCTCGTCCTCCCCTATCTCGACATCCCCTTCCAGCACGCCTCGCGCAGCGTGCTCAAGGCGATGAAGCGCCCGGCCAACGAGGCCAAGGTGCTGGAGCGCATCAAGGGCTGGCGCGAGATCTGCCCGGAGATCGCGATCCGATCGACCTTCATCGTCGGCTTTCCGGGCGAGACCGACGCGGATTTCGAATATCTGCTGGAGTGGCTGGACGAGGCGCAGCTCGACCGGGTCGGCGCGTTCCGCTTCGAGCCGGTCAAGGGCGCCGCCGCGAACAGCCTGCCCGGCTCGGTGCCGGAAGAGGTCAAGGAAGAGCGCTACGCCCGCTTCATGGCGAAGAGCGCCGCCATCTCCGCCGCCAGGCTCGCCGCCAAGGTCGGCCGCACCCTCGACGTGATCATCGATGCGGTGGACGAGGAGGGCGGCGCGACCGGACGCTCACAGGCCGACGCGCCCGAGATCGACGGCGAGGTGTTCCTGCGCGACGCGGGACATCTGGCTGAGGGCGATATCGTCCCGGTCAGGATCGAAGACGCCGACGAACACGACCTTTACGGCGTGCCCGCTCAGGCCGCGAGCGCGTAA
- a CDS encoding leucyl aminopeptidase family protein: MTELAALLQPDKGQPATTLALVDKAGFETWMKGQPERMRRAAEAQGFKGEGFQIAILPGERDEWSAVLGVADAGKLSPWCLAKAAESLPEGTYRLAAGGPGPAMLGWLLGQYRFDRFREKKEPKGPRILLTDAPARIADAVAEAEATILVRDLVNMPAGDLGPAELQAAVEEVAGRFNARVTVTQGAALDQNYPMIAAVGAAAVPARAPRLIELEWGDTRHPRIAIVGKGVCFDSGGLDIKPSSGMRLMKKDMGGAAHALALAGLVMGANLPVRLHLLIPAVENAVAGAAFRPGDILRSRKGVSVEIGNTDAEGRLILGDALTRAAEEKPELILDYATLTGAARVALGPDLPATFVNDEDLAAALLAAGEAVADPLWRMPLWKPYDELFSSDVADFANASDSAFAGSVTAALFLQKFVPEGTPWAHFDTFAWRPSGKPGRPKGGDALGLRAGWELLRTRYPR, from the coding sequence ATGACCGAACTCGCAGCCCTGCTCCAGCCCGACAAGGGCCAGCCCGCGACCACCCTCGCCCTTGTCGACAAGGCGGGGTTCGAGACCTGGATGAAGGGTCAGCCCGAGCGGATGCGCCGCGCCGCCGAGGCGCAGGGGTTCAAGGGCGAAGGCTTCCAGATCGCCATTCTCCCCGGCGAGCGCGACGAATGGAGCGCCGTCCTCGGCGTCGCCGATGCGGGCAAGCTGTCGCCATGGTGTCTCGCCAAGGCGGCGGAGAGCCTGCCGGAGGGAACTTATCGCCTGGCCGCCGGCGGGCCGGGCCCGGCGATGCTCGGCTGGCTGCTCGGCCAGTATCGCTTCGATCGCTTTCGGGAGAAAAAGGAGCCGAAGGGTCCGCGCATCCTGTTGACCGACGCGCCGGCCCGGATCGCCGACGCGGTGGCGGAGGCGGAGGCGACCATCCTGGTGCGCGATCTCGTCAACATGCCCGCGGGCGATCTCGGCCCCGCCGAATTGCAGGCGGCGGTGGAGGAGGTCGCGGGGCGCTTCAACGCGCGAGTGACGGTGACGCAGGGCGCCGCGCTCGACCAGAATTATCCGATGATCGCGGCGGTCGGCGCGGCGGCCGTGCCGGCTCGCGCGCCAAGGCTGATCGAGCTCGAATGGGGCGACACGCGGCATCCGCGCATCGCGATCGTCGGCAAGGGCGTCTGCTTCGATTCGGGCGGCCTCGATATCAAGCCGTCGTCGGGAATGCGCCTGATGAAGAAGGACATGGGCGGCGCCGCCCATGCCCTTGCGCTCGCCGGGCTGGTGATGGGTGCGAACCTGCCGGTGCGGCTGCACCTGCTGATCCCGGCGGTCGAAAACGCCGTCGCCGGCGCCGCCTTCCGGCCCGGCGACATCCTTCGCAGCCGCAAGGGCGTGTCGGTCGAAATCGGCAACACCGATGCCGAAGGACGGTTGATCCTGGGCGACGCGCTGACTCGCGCAGCGGAGGAAAAGCCCGAGCTGATCCTCGATTATGCGACGCTGACCGGCGCCGCGCGAGTCGCGCTCGGCCCCGATCTGCCGGCGACCTTCGTCAATGACGAGGATCTCGCGGCGGCCCTTCTCGCCGCCGGCGAGGCGGTTGCCGACCCGTTGTGGCGGATGCCGCTGTGGAAGCCCTATGACGAGCTGTTCTCGTCGGACGTCGCCGATTTCGCCAACGCGTCCGACAGCGCCTTCGCCGGCTCGGTCACGGCGGCGCTCTTCCTCCAGAAATTCGTGCCCGAAGGCACGCCCTGGGCGCATTTCGACACCTTCGCCTGGCGCCCCTCGGGCAAGCCCGGCCGGCCCAAAGGGGGCGACGCGCTGGGCCTTCGCGCCGGCTGGGAACTGCTTCGAACGCGCTACCCGCGCTGA
- a CDS encoding MarR family winged helix-turn-helix transcriptional regulator: MEALIAYVRSGQPDLTNRQMALMLLVYLTPGPHTVRGLAATLDVSKPVITRALNTLGALGYLRRIRDEADRRNVFVAKTRTGQDFLESFEGNIAHSPADGRSKDDRRLLFQNG, encoded by the coding sequence ATGGAGGCCCTGATCGCCTATGTCAGGTCCGGCCAGCCCGATCTCACCAATCGCCAGATGGCGCTGATGCTGCTGGTCTACCTGACGCCGGGTCCGCACACGGTGCGCGGTCTCGCCGCGACGCTCGACGTGTCCAAGCCGGTCATCACGCGCGCCTTGAACACGCTCGGCGCGCTCGGCTATCTGCGGCGGATTCGCGACGAGGCCGACCGCCGCAACGTCTTCGTCGCCAAGACCAGGACCGGACAGGACTTCCTTGAAAGCTTCGAAGGCAATATCGCGCACAGCCCCGCGGACGGCAGATCGAAAGACGACCGCCGACTCCTCTTCCAGAACGGTTGA
- the surE gene encoding 5'/3'-nucleotidase SurE, which yields MRILLTNDDGVNAPGLEVLERIASRFSADIWVVAPSEEQSGAGHSLTLTQPVRLRKLGERRFCVTGTPTDSVMMGLAWIMKDERPDLILSGVNRGANLGEDVTYSGTVSAAMEGALAGIPSIALSQCYAKEGMGDTVPFAAAEAWAERVLKPLLDTPIAPRTLVNVNFPALPPDDVKGIRVVRQGIRDYGRTRIVQRTDPRGYNYYWFGLGPMIETPGHSTDLEAIDDGYVSVTPLHLDLTHEASLPGLAALYP from the coding sequence ATGCGCATCCTTCTGACCAATGACGACGGGGTGAATGCCCCGGGCCTTGAAGTGCTCGAACGGATCGCGTCGCGATTCTCCGCCGACATCTGGGTCGTCGCCCCGAGCGAGGAGCAATCGGGCGCCGGCCATTCGCTGACGCTGACCCAGCCGGTGCGGCTGAGGAAGCTCGGCGAGCGGCGCTTCTGCGTCACCGGCACGCCGACCGATTCGGTGATGATGGGCCTTGCCTGGATCATGAAGGACGAGCGGCCCGATCTCATCCTGTCCGGCGTCAACCGCGGCGCGAATCTCGGCGAGGACGTGACCTATTCGGGCACCGTTTCCGCCGCGATGGAGGGTGCGCTTGCCGGCATCCCGTCAATCGCGCTCAGCCAATGCTATGCCAAGGAGGGGATGGGAGACACCGTGCCCTTTGCCGCCGCCGAGGCCTGGGCCGAGCGGGTGCTGAAGCCGTTGCTCGACACGCCGATCGCCCCGCGCACCCTCGTCAACGTCAACTTCCCGGCGCTGCCGCCCGACGACGTGAAGGGAATCCGCGTCGTCCGCCAGGGCATACGCGATTATGGCCGCACCCGCATCGTCCAGCGCACCGATCCGCGCGGCTACAATTACTACTGGTTCGGCCTCGGGCCGATGATCGAGACGCCCGGTCATTCGACCGACCTGGAGGCGATCGACGACGGTTATGTGTCGGTGACGCCGCTCCACCTCGATCTGACGCACGAGGCGTCGCTGCCGGGGCTCGCCGCGCTTTATCCATAA